A genomic segment from Nicotiana sylvestris chromosome 1, ASM39365v2, whole genome shotgun sequence encodes:
- the LOC104240636 gene encoding uncharacterized protein isoform X2 has product MVDQPDDSPTSVVRIPRACILSPDRHGISSSTGRTKDNNQNISGGSKTNARASSVPRPRAVLSSPDNDQMIRNRGKTKAELISGLKSRNSCQNRHHTRCKTFPKSIQAENPTIGNKGAKETADVKLDPRARGRLVKVDQSQKTHLH; this is encoded by the exons ATGGTTGATCAACCAG ATGATTCGCCAACATCAGTTGTGAGGATACCCCGAGCATGTATTTTAAGCCCAGATAGACATGGGATTTCATCATCAACAG GGAGAACAAAGGACAATAACCAAAACATTTCTGGTGGAAGCAAAACAAATGCAAGGGCCAGTTCAGTCCCACGACCACGTGCAGTCTTATCAAGTCCTG ATAATGATCAGATGATAAGAAATAGGGGCAAGACGAAAGCAGAACTAATTTCAGGCTTGAAAAGTCGCAATTCATGTCAAAACAGACATCACACCAGGTGCAAAACTTTTCCAAAATCAATTCAAGCTGAAAACCCTACAATTGGGAATAAGGGCGCAAAAGAAACAGCTGATGTAAAACTTGATCCTCGGGCAAGAGGAAGGCTAGTAAAAGTTGATCAAAGTCAAAAGACACATCTTCATTAA